The proteins below come from a single Salinilacihabitans rarus genomic window:
- a CDS encoding thiamine ABC transporter substrate-binding protein yields the protein MDRRTFVRAVGGAAGAAGLAGCLTRDGDDGPDENEDDRPSDGNETAEGDDGPAYEGTLRVATYESMVDGEDPAGPWLKEAFEAEYPDAELTWTVPESGLNLYLQQAQQGADLDADVYLGLNVDDLARVDDALGDGGLFLELDRERVERADRVREGLEMGDPSGRVLPYDTGYISLVYDETEVDEPGTFDDLLDPAYEDALLAQNAQTSDPGRAFLLWTISEFGEDGYLDYWRGLQENGVRILDDWTESYYGAYMNEERPMVVSYSTDQVFASAEGYDMSRHRVAFLDGQGYANPEGMAVFEDTEQRDLAYAFLDFVLSGDAQAEIAVRNVQFPAVAGEHVDLPEEFDRYAHEPSEPVTMGYDDLRGNLDGWIEEWAREFASQ from the coding sequence ATGGATCGACGAACGTTCGTCCGTGCCGTCGGGGGCGCCGCGGGCGCGGCCGGCCTCGCCGGCTGTCTCACCCGCGACGGGGACGACGGACCCGACGAGAACGAGGACGACCGACCGAGCGACGGGAACGAGACGGCCGAGGGCGACGATGGGCCGGCCTACGAGGGCACCCTCCGGGTGGCCACCTACGAGTCGATGGTCGACGGCGAGGACCCGGCCGGCCCGTGGCTCAAGGAGGCCTTCGAGGCCGAGTACCCGGACGCGGAACTCACCTGGACCGTCCCGGAGAGCGGCCTCAACCTCTACCTCCAGCAGGCCCAGCAGGGGGCCGACCTCGACGCCGACGTCTACCTCGGGCTGAACGTCGACGACCTCGCGCGCGTCGACGACGCCCTCGGCGACGGCGGCCTGTTCCTCGAACTCGACCGCGAGCGCGTCGAGCGCGCGGACCGGGTCCGGGAGGGACTCGAGATGGGCGACCCCTCCGGACGGGTCCTCCCCTACGACACGGGCTACATCAGCCTCGTCTACGACGAGACCGAGGTCGACGAACCGGGGACGTTCGACGACCTGCTCGACCCGGCCTACGAGGACGCCCTGCTGGCCCAGAACGCCCAGACCTCGGATCCGGGCCGGGCGTTCCTGCTCTGGACGATCAGCGAGTTCGGCGAGGACGGCTACCTCGACTACTGGCGCGGCCTGCAGGAAAACGGCGTGCGGATCCTCGACGACTGGACCGAGTCCTACTACGGCGCGTACATGAACGAGGAGCGGCCGATGGTCGTCTCCTACTCGACCGACCAGGTGTTCGCCAGCGCCGAGGGCTACGACATGAGCCGCCACCGGGTCGCGTTCCTCGACGGGCAGGGCTACGCCAACCCCGAGGGGATGGCCGTCTTCGAGGACACGGAGCAACGCGACCTCGCCTACGCGTTCCTCGACTTCGTCCTCTCGGGCGACGCGCAGGCCGAGATCGCGGTCAGGAACGTCCAGTTCCCCGCGGTCGCCGGCGAGCACGTCGACCTCCCCGAGGAGTTCGACCGGTACGCCCACGAGCCGTCCGAGCCGGTGACGATGGGGTACGACGACCTGCGCGGGAACCTCGACGGCTGGATCGAGGAGTGGGCCCGCGAGTTCGCGAGCCAGTGA
- a CDS encoding AI-2E family transporter translates to MDWNRRYVLAGVVVTLGAVTGLILLEVLGTILFALTVALVLAPVKRLLVQRGFSAWTASAAATVAGFVGVVAVFSPIVLTLYLRFDELVVLVEGLPAELSVTFLEETYVLRADDLRQPVLSYLRSLALSLAAAAPVLAIKFALFVILLFALVLEGGAVGRAAIAPVPHEHRDVAYALARRARGTLYALYVLQVATGVATMAIAYPLFSLLGYESALAIALIAGILQFVPIIGPSMLVAPIALYHVAAGEVASGILVGVLGLGLIAWLPDVLVRPRLARRSAGLPGSLYFVGFTGGLFTMGAIGIVVGPLVVALFVEAVDLLAAEVNADDSFAEYVYDDLPPGGEDGDESDATPRPPDVTDSPSD, encoded by the coding sequence GTGGACTGGAATCGTCGATACGTCCTCGCGGGCGTCGTCGTCACGCTCGGCGCGGTGACGGGGTTGATCCTCCTCGAGGTACTCGGAACGATCCTCTTCGCGCTCACCGTGGCGCTCGTCCTCGCGCCGGTCAAGCGGTTGCTGGTCCAGCGTGGCTTCTCGGCGTGGACGGCGTCGGCCGCCGCCACCGTCGCGGGGTTCGTCGGCGTGGTCGCCGTGTTCTCGCCGATCGTCCTCACGCTCTACCTCCGGTTCGACGAACTGGTCGTCCTCGTCGAGGGGCTCCCCGCGGAACTGTCGGTTACGTTCCTCGAGGAGACCTACGTGCTCCGCGCCGACGACCTGCGCCAGCCGGTACTCTCGTACCTGCGAAGCCTCGCGCTCTCGCTGGCGGCCGCGGCGCCCGTGCTCGCGATCAAGTTCGCGCTGTTTGTCATCCTGCTGTTCGCGCTGGTACTCGAAGGCGGCGCCGTCGGCCGGGCCGCCATCGCGCCGGTTCCTCACGAACACCGCGACGTCGCCTACGCGCTGGCCCGCCGGGCCCGCGGGACGCTGTACGCGCTCTACGTCCTGCAGGTCGCGACCGGCGTCGCCACGATGGCCATCGCCTACCCCCTGTTCTCCCTGCTCGGCTACGAGTCGGCGCTCGCGATCGCGCTGATCGCCGGCATCCTCCAGTTCGTCCCGATCATCGGCCCGAGCATGCTGGTCGCCCCCATCGCGCTCTACCACGTCGCCGCGGGGGAGGTCGCGTCCGGAATCCTCGTCGGCGTCCTCGGACTGGGGCTGATCGCCTGGCTCCCGGACGTGCTCGTCCGGCCGCGACTCGCTCGCCGCTCGGCGGGCCTGCCCGGCAGCCTCTACTTCGTCGGCTTCACCGGCGGGCTGTTCACGATGGGTGCGATCGGTATCGTCGTCGGGCCGCTGGTCGTCGCCCTCTTCGTCGAGGCGGTCGACCTGCTGGCCGCCGAGGTCAACGCCGACGACTCCTTCGCCGAGTACGTCTACGACGACCTCCCGCCCGGGGGCGAGGACGGGGACGAGAGCGACGCGACCCCGCGACCCCCGGACGTCACCGACTCCCCGTCGGACTGA
- a CDS encoding ABC transporter permease, which produces MSAPADALLAALDRHALALTGLATAAVLVVMEYVPVGVVFASALTVDGVVTLARFGAVLTDPFYVGFLAEFFARPLSVGDHAASLWAWLSGVGVSPSATFPWIAVETPGVRLGLFGFTAYQAALSTVASVALGLPAAYVLANYEFRGRRTIRSLTILPFVLPGIMVAVGFYATFGRAGTLNWLLGLAGLGPYSFVEWNPLAIVILAHAFYNAPLVARITVAAWESVDVAAVETARSLGASPRRAFRDVVVPQLVPAVVTGALLTFVFTFMTFPIVLALGGLELATVEVWIYDRVRQLRFGEAATLAILETAVSLALVYAYLRYESARAGLGQAASPPPREPLFPDLRTALTPRRLAVVAYGVVAAVVFVGPMASLVLGSFSDGSGLTLANYEFLLERQLAGESYQTRPWPAIRNSLVFAAATLAVAVPMGIVISALTARAGRLGTAVDALAMLPLAVSGIVFGIGLLQGLVFGISLPFGWRLQVTGAVAIVAAHAVAAYPFVTRNVSPLLSTLDPALVESARALGASRARALVDVELPLIAGGVVAGAAFAFAISIGEFSSTVILASGSESYTMPVAVERYLGRRSGAATAMGTVLLVVTAASFVVVDRVGGRFERT; this is translated from the coding sequence CTGTCGGCGCCGGCCGACGCCCTCCTCGCGGCGCTGGACCGGCACGCCCTCGCGCTGACCGGTCTGGCGACGGCCGCCGTCCTCGTCGTGATGGAGTACGTCCCGGTCGGCGTCGTCTTCGCCAGCGCGCTGACCGTCGACGGGGTGGTGACGCTCGCCCGGTTCGGCGCGGTGCTGACCGACCCCTTCTACGTCGGCTTCCTCGCGGAGTTTTTCGCACGGCCGCTGTCGGTCGGCGATCACGCGGCGTCGCTGTGGGCGTGGCTCTCGGGGGTCGGCGTCTCGCCGTCGGCGACGTTCCCGTGGATCGCCGTCGAGACGCCGGGCGTCCGCCTCGGGCTGTTCGGCTTCACGGCCTATCAGGCGGCGCTCTCGACGGTCGCGAGCGTCGCGCTCGGCCTGCCCGCGGCCTACGTGCTCGCGAACTACGAGTTCCGCGGCCGGCGGACGATCCGGTCGCTCACCATCCTCCCGTTCGTCCTCCCGGGGATCATGGTCGCGGTCGGCTTCTACGCGACGTTCGGTCGGGCGGGGACGCTCAACTGGCTGCTCGGACTCGCCGGCCTCGGGCCGTACTCGTTCGTCGAGTGGAACCCGCTGGCGATCGTGATCCTCGCCCACGCGTTCTACAACGCGCCGCTGGTCGCCCGGATCACCGTCGCCGCCTGGGAGTCGGTCGACGTCGCGGCCGTCGAGACCGCCCGCAGCCTCGGGGCGAGCCCCCGGCGGGCGTTCCGGGACGTCGTCGTCCCGCAACTCGTGCCGGCGGTCGTCACGGGGGCGTTGCTGACGTTCGTGTTCACGTTCATGACCTTCCCCATCGTCCTCGCGCTGGGCGGGCTGGAACTCGCGACCGTCGAGGTCTGGATCTACGACCGCGTCCGCCAGCTTCGATTCGGGGAGGCCGCCACGCTCGCGATCCTCGAGACGGCCGTCTCGCTCGCGCTCGTCTACGCCTACCTCCGCTACGAGTCCGCCCGGGCGGGGCTGGGGCAGGCGGCCTCGCCGCCGCCGCGCGAGCCGCTGTTCCCCGACCTCCGGACGGCGCTGACGCCGCGCCGGCTGGCGGTCGTCGCCTACGGCGTCGTCGCGGCCGTCGTCTTCGTCGGCCCGATGGCCAGCCTCGTGCTCGGCAGTTTCAGCGACGGGAGCGGTCTCACGCTGGCGAACTACGAGTTCCTGCTGGAGCGCCAGCTGGCGGGCGAGTCCTACCAGACCCGGCCGTGGCCGGCGATCCGCAACTCGCTGGTCTTCGCCGCCGCGACGCTCGCCGTCGCGGTGCCGATGGGCATCGTGATCTCCGCGCTGACCGCGCGCGCCGGCCGCCTCGGGACGGCGGTCGACGCCCTCGCGATGCTCCCGCTGGCGGTCAGCGGGATCGTCTTCGGCATCGGCCTGCTCCAGGGGCTCGTCTTCGGCATCTCGCTGCCGTTCGGCTGGCGCCTGCAGGTGACGGGGGCGGTCGCGATCGTCGCCGCCCACGCGGTCGCCGCCTACCCGTTCGTCACGCGGAACGTCTCGCCGCTGCTGTCGACGCTCGACCCCGCGCTGGTCGAGTCCGCCCGCGCGCTCGGCGCCTCGCGGGCCCGCGCGTTAGTCGACGTCGAGTTGCCGCTGATCGCCGGCGGGGTCGTCGCCGGCGCGGCGTTCGCGTTCGCCATCTCGATCGGCGAGTTCTCCTCGACCGTGATCCTCGCCAGCGGGAGCGAGAGCTACACGATGCCCGTCGCCGTCGAGCGGTACCTCGGCCGGCGCTCGGGCGCCGCCACCGCGATGGGGACGGTGTTGCTCGTCGTCACGGCCGCGAGTTTCGTCGTCGTCGACCGCGTCGGCGGTCGGTTCGAGCGGACCTGA
- a CDS encoding hemolysin family protein: MVDVALSAAQLVVALILVVLNGFFVAAEFAFVRIRGTSVDQLVEEGRTGAGTLQEVMAGLDDYLATTQLGITIASLGLGWVGEPAVASLIYPVLEPVLPADLIHLVAFAIGFSLITFLHVVFGELAPKTLAIAKTERLSLFLAPPMKVFYYVLYPGIVVFNGTANAFTRSLGVPPASETDETLGERELLRVLTRSGEEGDIDAAEVTMIERVFDLDDTVVREVMVPRPDVVGVPADATLSELQSIVFEAGHTRYPVLDADDGDQVVGFVDVKDVLRAEVDGGDSELVGDIAREVLVVPETMAISDLLREFRENRQQMAAVIDEWGAFEGIATVEDIVEALVGDIRDGFDLDEREPSIRRRDDGGYDIDGGVPLSNVNDTLDGDFESEEVDTIGGLVLERLDRAPRDGDRVEVAGHVVEVTSVEGNRISTVWVHERDIDDPAVN; encoded by the coding sequence ATGGTAGACGTCGCGCTCTCGGCGGCACAACTCGTCGTCGCGCTGATTCTCGTGGTGTTGAACGGCTTTTTCGTCGCTGCGGAGTTCGCCTTCGTCCGGATCCGGGGAACGTCGGTCGACCAGCTCGTCGAGGAGGGACGGACCGGCGCGGGGACGCTCCAGGAAGTGATGGCGGGCCTCGACGACTATCTCGCGACGACGCAACTCGGGATCACCATCGCGTCGCTCGGGCTGGGGTGGGTCGGCGAACCCGCCGTGGCGTCGCTGATCTATCCCGTGCTGGAACCGGTTCTTCCGGCGGATCTCATCCACCTCGTCGCCTTCGCGATCGGCTTCAGCCTCATCACGTTCCTCCACGTCGTCTTCGGCGAACTCGCGCCGAAGACGCTCGCAATCGCCAAGACCGAGCGACTCTCGCTGTTCCTCGCCCCGCCGATGAAGGTCTTCTACTACGTCCTCTATCCGGGGATCGTCGTCTTCAACGGGACGGCCAACGCGTTCACGCGGTCGCTCGGCGTGCCGCCCGCGTCGGAAACGGACGAGACGCTCGGCGAACGGGAACTCCTTCGGGTGCTTACTCGATCCGGCGAAGAAGGTGACATCGACGCGGCAGAAGTGACGATGATCGAGCGCGTCTTCGATCTCGACGACACCGTGGTGCGGGAGGTCATGGTCCCACGACCGGACGTGGTAGGCGTTCCGGCGGATGCCACGCTGTCCGAACTGCAGTCGATCGTCTTCGAGGCCGGTCACACGCGCTATCCGGTTCTCGATGCCGACGACGGCGACCAGGTGGTCGGATTCGTCGACGTCAAGGACGTGCTGCGAGCGGAGGTAGACGGCGGGGATTCCGAGCTAGTCGGCGACATCGCCCGCGAGGTTCTCGTCGTCCCGGAGACGATGGCAATTAGCGATCTCCTGAGAGAGTTCAGGGAGAATCGCCAGCAGATGGCCGCAGTCATCGACGAGTGGGGGGCATTCGAGGGGATCGCAACGGTCGAAGACATCGTCGAGGCCCTCGTCGGAGACATTCGAGACGGCTTCGACCTCGACGAGCGCGAACCCTCGATACGCCGGCGCGACGACGGGGGGTACGACATCGACGGCGGCGTCCCACTATCGAACGTTAACGACACCCTCGACGGGGACTTCGAAAGCGAGGAGGTCGACACGATCGGTGGACTGGTACTCGAACGGCTCGACCGCGCGCCACGGGACGGCGACCGCGTCGAGGTCGCCGGTCACGTCGTCGAGGTGACGAGCGTCGAGGGGAACCGAATTTCGACGGTGTGGGTCCACGAGAGAGATATCGACGATCCAGCGGTGAACTAA
- a CDS encoding DUF5518 domain-containing protein: protein MTSGRTVVNALIGAVVSIVLSFLMFSPIIGGAVAGFLEGPDGRDGAVVGALSGAIVFLPFAAVVFFVFFVFFGFGFGVGAAPIEGVAVVLFLFGFVGAITLVGTVGLSALGGYLGAYLAREHPETRTSTRQTIGMGADDPRDRSGPRDSRDRRDRPARGDDPRTSRDRAEPSADVERDDADGHTE, encoded by the coding sequence ATGACTTCCGGTCGAACCGTCGTCAACGCGCTCATCGGGGCGGTCGTCTCGATCGTCCTGTCGTTTCTCATGTTCTCCCCGATCATCGGCGGCGCCGTCGCGGGGTTCCTCGAAGGGCCGGACGGCCGCGACGGGGCCGTCGTCGGGGCGCTCTCGGGTGCGATCGTCTTCCTCCCGTTCGCCGCCGTCGTCTTCTTCGTCTTCTTCGTCTTCTTCGGCTTCGGCTTCGGCGTCGGCGCCGCCCCGATCGAGGGGGTCGCCGTCGTCCTGTTCCTGTTTGGCTTCGTCGGCGCGATCACCCTCGTCGGGACGGTCGGTCTCTCGGCGCTCGGGGGCTACCTCGGCGCGTACCTCGCCCGTGAGCACCCCGAGACGCGGACGTCGACGCGCCAGACGATCGGGATGGGTGCCGACGACCCCCGCGATCGGAGCGGCCCGCGCGACTCGCGGGACCGCCGGGACCGTCCGGCCCGAGGCGACGACCCCCGCACGTCGCGTGATCGCGCGGAACCGTCGGCGGACGTCGAGCGCGACGACGCCGACGGCCACACCGAGTGA
- the fni gene encoding type 2 isopentenyl-diphosphate Delta-isomerase, whose product MPETSDRKDDHIRIIEEEDVETSGTGFEDVELVHEALPEIHRDEIDTTTTLFGRELSAPIVIESMTGGHPNTTKINRALAAAAGETGIAMGVGSQRAGLELDDEDLLESYTVVRDAAPDAVLYGNVGAAQLLEYDVGDVERAVEMIEADAMAIHLNFLQEAVQPEGDVDARGCLREIERVAAELSVPVVVKETGNGISRETATRLAEAGVDAIDVAGKGGTTWSGIESYRAAAVGASRQQRVGQLFRAWGVPTAVSTLEAASVHDCVVASGGVRSGLDVAKAIALGARAGGLAKPFLAPAGQGTQAVVDLIETLELELRTAMFVTGSASVAELQEASYVVRGRTREYLDGRERGE is encoded by the coding sequence ATGCCTGAGACATCCGACAGGAAAGACGACCACATTCGTATCATCGAGGAAGAAGACGTCGAGACCTCGGGGACCGGGTTCGAGGACGTCGAACTCGTCCACGAGGCACTGCCGGAGATCCACCGCGACGAGATCGACACGACGACGACCCTGTTCGGACGCGAACTGTCGGCCCCGATCGTCATCGAGAGTATGACCGGCGGCCACCCGAACACGACGAAGATCAACCGGGCGCTGGCCGCGGCCGCCGGCGAGACGGGGATCGCGATGGGCGTCGGCAGCCAGCGGGCCGGCCTCGAACTCGACGACGAGGACTTGCTCGAATCCTACACCGTCGTCCGCGACGCCGCGCCCGACGCCGTCCTCTACGGCAACGTCGGCGCGGCCCAGTTGCTCGAGTACGACGTCGGGGACGTCGAGCGGGCCGTCGAGATGATCGAGGCCGACGCGATGGCGATCCACCTCAACTTCCTCCAGGAGGCCGTCCAGCCCGAGGGCGACGTCGACGCGCGGGGCTGTCTCCGCGAGATCGAGCGCGTCGCCGCCGAACTGTCGGTCCCGGTGGTCGTCAAGGAGACGGGCAACGGCATCTCGCGGGAGACGGCCACACGGCTCGCGGAGGCGGGCGTCGACGCCATCGACGTCGCCGGCAAGGGCGGCACCACGTGGTCGGGCATCGAGTCCTACCGGGCGGCGGCCGTCGGCGCGAGCCGTCAGCAGCGGGTCGGCCAACTGTTTCGCGCGTGGGGCGTCCCGACGGCGGTCAGCACGCTCGAGGCCGCGAGCGTCCACGACTGCGTCGTCGCCAGCGGCGGCGTCCGCTCGGGACTCGACGTCGCGAAGGCCATCGCCCTCGGCGCGCGCGCCGGGGGCCTCGCCAAGCCGTTTCTCGCCCCCGCCGGTCAGGGGACCCAGGCGGTCGTCGACCTGATCGAGACGCTCGAACTCGAACTGCGAACGGCGATGTTCGTCACCGGGTCGGCGTCGGTCGCGGAACTGCAGGAGGCCTCGTACGTCGTCCGCGGGCGGACACGCGAGTACCTCGACGGTCGGGAGCGCGGGGAGTAG
- a CDS encoding ABC transporter permease produces MRPLQSLRLSWRSIRGHRLRSALTTLGVVIGIAAVIAFVTLGASLQAGIVGDISPDDRRNLYGWAAESDAEGGPLAGAQPVFTDDDLAAVEEFEEVEAAYGYASIQTQAVSNGDERVAQGDGLVASGPSYIREDDLREGRQFEMGEREAVLNPAAAEQFEENVTVGDEIEIAILGGQRVTAEVVGITDNSEGLSPFEGFDTAPRIYVPTDPYYTEQAAGIGLGGGSDGGTEEARYLAIVVEAPSTDQAAIDAARDRATAYLESDEADASEVIDEEMTVTMQTSTELLQQLQDVLDLLRNFIVGIAAISLLVGSIGIANIMLVSVTERTREIGIMKAVGAGNRDVLGLFLTEAVILGAIGAVLGTGLGLVAGYAGAWYVDLPLVYPYEYVALAIVVGVLVGIASGLYPAWRAARTDPIEALRYE; encoded by the coding sequence ATGCGTCCGCTCCAGAGCCTCCGGCTGTCGTGGCGCTCGATTCGGGGCCACCGCCTGCGGTCGGCGCTGACGACGCTGGGCGTGGTCATCGGGATCGCGGCGGTGATCGCGTTCGTCACGCTCGGGGCGAGCCTGCAGGCCGGGATCGTCGGCGACATCAGCCCCGACGACCGGCGTAACCTCTACGGCTGGGCGGCCGAATCCGACGCCGAGGGCGGACCGCTGGCGGGCGCCCAGCCGGTGTTCACCGACGACGACCTCGCGGCCGTCGAGGAGTTCGAGGAGGTCGAGGCGGCCTACGGCTACGCGTCGATCCAGACGCAGGCGGTCTCGAACGGCGACGAGCGGGTCGCACAGGGGGACGGGCTGGTCGCCTCGGGGCCGTCGTACATCCGCGAGGACGACCTCCGGGAGGGGAGACAGTTCGAGATGGGCGAGCGCGAGGCCGTGCTCAACCCCGCCGCGGCCGAGCAGTTCGAGGAGAACGTGACCGTCGGCGACGAGATCGAAATCGCGATCCTCGGGGGCCAGCGGGTGACCGCCGAGGTGGTCGGGATCACCGACAACTCCGAGGGGCTGAGCCCGTTCGAGGGGTTCGACACCGCGCCGCGGATCTACGTTCCGACCGACCCCTACTACACCGAGCAGGCGGCCGGGATCGGGCTGGGCGGCGGCAGTGACGGCGGCACCGAGGAGGCCCGCTACCTCGCGATCGTCGTCGAGGCGCCGTCGACCGATCAGGCGGCGATCGACGCCGCCCGCGACCGGGCGACCGCCTACCTCGAGAGCGACGAGGCCGACGCGAGCGAGGTGATAGACGAGGAGATGACAGTGACGATGCAGACGAGCACGGAGTTGCTCCAGCAACTACAGGACGTGCTCGACCTGCTGCGGAACTTCATCGTCGGCATCGCGGCGATCTCGCTTCTGGTCGGCTCGATCGGCATCGCGAACATCATGCTCGTCTCGGTGACCGAACGCACCCGCGAGATCGGGATCATGAAGGCCGTCGGCGCCGGCAACCGCGACGTCCTCGGGCTGTTCCTGACCGAGGCGGTGATCCTCGGCGCGATCGGCGCGGTGCTCGGGACGGGCCTCGGGCTGGTCGCCGGCTACGCGGGGGCGTGGTACGTCGACCTGCCGCTCGTCTACCCCTACGAGTACGTCGCGCTTGCGATCGTCGTCGGCGTCCTCGTCGGGATCGCCTCGGGGCTGTACCCGGCGTGGCGGGCCGCACGCACGGACCCGATCGAGGCGCTGCGATACGAGTGA
- a CDS encoding DUF5788 family protein yields the protein MDESERRELLKQVNRQSATVGRDIPDTITVGDEELPLEEFLIETRKVKGIPDDAKPLVRETQRKLSRERERLADRLRSEPLDREEAEEVADTIVGIDRALNALRSLRGRGFAAEARSSSIDDYKRWVDFMKSVRG from the coding sequence ATGGACGAATCGGAGCGACGGGAGCTGCTCAAGCAGGTCAACCGCCAGAGCGCGACCGTCGGCCGGGACATCCCCGACACGATCACGGTCGGGGACGAGGAACTCCCGCTGGAGGAGTTCCTGATCGAGACGCGGAAGGTAAAGGGAATCCCGGACGACGCGAAGCCGCTGGTCAGGGAGACCCAGCGAAAGCTGTCACGGGAGCGCGAGCGCCTCGCCGACCGTCTCAGGTCGGAGCCCCTCGACCGCGAGGAGGCCGAGGAGGTCGCCGACACGATCGTCGGCATCGACCGCGCGTTGAACGCACTGCGGAGCCTCCGCGGCCGCGGGTTCGCCGCCGAGGCCAGGTCCTCGTCGATCGACGACTACAAGCGGTGGGTCGACTTCATGAAGTCCGTCCGGGGGTGA
- a CDS encoding ABC transporter ATP-binding protein, which yields MANPGTAVALENVHKTYLRGEPVRALDGVSIEVPRGSYTAIMGPSGSGKSTLMNLVGCLDTPTEGSIVVDGREVTALSDRERTRLRGEEVGFVFQTFNLMPRLTAIENVALPQLFRGVDRDERYDRASELLARVGLADRADHLPSELSGGQQQRVALARALVNDPAIVLADEPSGNLDTETEADVLDLFEEFHDAGTTMVVVTHERHVAERAERIVHLLDGRIERIEEFEDAGSDDERGSEGDPV from the coding sequence ATGGCGAATCCGGGGACGGCAGTCGCACTCGAAAACGTTCACAAGACCTATCTGCGCGGCGAGCCGGTTCGCGCCCTCGACGGCGTCTCCATCGAGGTCCCGCGGGGCTCGTACACGGCGATCATGGGTCCCAGCGGGAGCGGGAAGTCGACGCTGATGAACCTCGTGGGCTGTCTGGACACGCCCACCGAGGGGTCGATCGTCGTCGACGGTCGGGAGGTGACGGCGCTGAGCGACCGCGAGCGAACCCGGCTCCGGGGCGAGGAGGTCGGCTTCGTCTTCCAGACGTTCAATCTGATGCCCCGGCTGACGGCCATCGAGAACGTCGCTCTCCCCCAGTTGTTCCGGGGGGTCGACCGCGACGAGCGGTACGACCGCGCAAGCGAGTTGCTCGCGCGGGTCGGCCTCGCCGACCGGGCCGACCACCTGCCGAGCGAACTCTCCGGCGGCCAGCAACAGCGGGTCGCCCTCGCCCGTGCGCTGGTGAACGATCCCGCGATCGTACTGGCCGACGAGCCGTCCGGGAACCTCGACACGGAGACGGAGGCCGACGTCCTCGACCTCTTCGAGGAGTTCCACGACGCCGGCACGACGATGGTCGTCGTCACCCACGAGCGCCACGTCGCCGAGCGCGCCGAGCGCATCGTCCACCTGCTCGACGGCCGGATCGAGCGGATCGAGGAGTTCGAAGACGCGGGGAGCGATGACGAACGCGGAAGCGAGGGGGACCCCGTCTAA
- the rpiA gene encoding ribose-5-phosphate isomerase RpiA: MKTQGGSDAAKRRAGRRAAADVEDGSVVGLGTGSTTAHAIEAVGEAVADGLDVRGIPTSFQSRRLALAVGIPLTDLDAVDRIDLAIDGADRVVDAPGADAHGALLKGGGAAHAREKLVDAAADRFVVVADPSKLVDALGAPVPVEVLPAAHTVVADRVRDLGGDPELRAADRKDGPVVTDNGNLVLDCDFGSIDDPAALAADLSAIPGVLEHGLFVDLADATYVGTDDGVEVREY; encoded by the coding sequence ATGAAGACCCAGGGTGGCTCCGATGCGGCGAAACGGCGCGCGGGCAGGCGCGCGGCCGCGGACGTCGAGGACGGGTCGGTCGTCGGGCTCGGAACCGGGTCGACGACCGCCCACGCCATCGAGGCCGTCGGCGAGGCAGTCGCCGACGGCCTCGACGTACGGGGGATCCCGACCTCCTTCCAGTCCCGGCGGCTGGCGCTTGCGGTCGGCATCCCGCTGACCGACCTCGACGCCGTCGATCGGATCGACCTCGCGATCGACGGCGCCGACCGGGTGGTCGACGCCCCCGGGGCGGACGCCCACGGCGCGTTACTCAAAGGCGGCGGGGCGGCCCACGCCCGCGAGAAACTCGTCGACGCGGCGGCCGACCGGTTCGTCGTCGTCGCCGACCCCTCGAAACTGGTCGACGCGCTCGGGGCCCCGGTTCCCGTCGAGGTCCTGCCGGCCGCTCACACCGTCGTCGCCGACCGCGTCCGCGACCTCGGCGGCGACCCCGAACTGCGCGCGGCCGACCGCAAGGATGGCCCCGTCGTCACCGACAACGGCAACCTCGTGCTCGACTGTGACTTCGGGTCGATCGACGACCCGGCGGCGCTGGCCGCCGACCTGTCGGCGATCCCGGGCGTCCTCGAACACGGGCTGTTCGTCGACCTCGCGGACGCGACCTACGTCGGCACCGACGACGGCGTCGAGGTCCGGGAGTACTGA